The Stigmatella ashevillena genomic sequence GAGATTCACGGCGACGGGGGCGCGGGGCGTGTTCTCCTCGGCCTCCAGGGTGACGAGCAAAAGGACCTCTTTGCCCTGCTCGCCGTCCCGTTCCATCGCCCAAGCCTTCTGCTTCATCGTGCTTCCTTCGTGGAGAAAGGGGTCCATTCTGCCGTGTTCCCACGAAAGACGGCAGGTGGCCCCCCACGTTTCGGCCCGCGCGCGTCTGCTATCCGGCGCCCCGTTGATCTTCTCGACGGTCCCCTCCCCTGCGGGCCTCGCGTCTGGCCCTACATAATATACAACTTAAGATATATTTTCTTGAATTACTGCTCTACGGGCATTCCTCCCATGGCGGGGGCCGAGAGGAGCTACTCCAAATGCTCCCCACGGGAGAGCCGCTCCAGTTCGTGGAAGAGCGGTTTGAAGTTCTGGGGGCACGCAGCGCACAACTCGCGGGCAGAGGCCCGCTCCAGAATCCAGGGGGCATCCGTGGTCTCGATGTACGCCCTCCTGCGGTACTTCATGAACAACTGCTCCACAACGCGCTTGGGCGGCTTCTGATCGTTCTGGTCCTCTGGAGGCTTCCTCCATTGCTTCTCGATGCCCTCGTCCGTGTTGAGCCGTTGCTTCAGAATGTCCGGCGCCCCCAGCAGGAGAACCTCCAGATCGTGCTTGAGGCAGTGGATCCGGTAGTGGGAGCGCACGGCTTCGGGCAGACCCTCCCGATCCGCCTCTTCCATGAAGCGCTTCCAGAGCAACGCCCGGAGTTCCCCGAAGGAGTGATGCACCTCGAGCGTCCGATCGTACTTGGCCATGGGATAGAGGTCCGGCAGGGCGAAGACGTAATTGTCCGGACTGCTCTTGAGCTCGCTTGCAACA encodes the following:
- a CDS encoding DUF4276 family protein; translated protein: MKVLVYVEGPGDRASLEMLFREVRQQGRQSKVSITFHHTGGKDWILRYLGKTVASELKSSPDNYVFALPDLYPMAKYDRTLEVHHSFGELRALLWKRFMEEADREGLPEAVRSHYRIHCLKHDLEVLLLGAPDILKQRLNTDEGIEKQWRKPPEDQNDQKPPKRVVEQLFMKYRRRAYIETTDAPWILERASARELCAACPQNFKPLFHELERLSRGEHLE